One window of the Allosaccharopolyspora coralli genome contains the following:
- a CDS encoding alpha/beta hydrolase, producing MTRRSTSRAAAAWVTTVLMTGLVAGSGVATAERPVAPMGTNGAEAPQLGWGPCADAPGYECATAEVPLSYRDPGGQTIRLAVGKLPATDQENKIGTIFYNPGGPGGPGRIPPAITEGLHEKFDIVGFDPRGVGASTGLRCLTPEQESAIGTFPVTPRQEQEIVAAAEAASETCADSAGPLLHHMSTANVARDMDLLREAVGEEQTNYYGVSYGTHLGAVYANLFPDRVRAMTIDSALDPVEWTTGYPGEQFTPMSYRLGSADGAQRALGAFFAECQRDERCAFRAPGEDLQAKYDEVLDRLLERPVQIVPPGGSEPMEITYQVAVQSTLGALYNAANAPMLADFLQTLHQQTRPEAAGEGPPPVVAVPDPAPRPGFAPQTHLGVEQSLSVLCAETSNPANPYEWGRYARKADETARGFGSSWTYLSLPCATWPSKDVDRYAGPWDRQTANPILTIGNSLGDPATPYEDTVAITEMLSDARLLTLDTFGHGALRQSVCVDDAMNRYFETGELPKEGAVCTPDRSPFDPAPQP from the coding sequence ATGACGCGACGAAGTACTTCGCGCGCCGCTGCGGCGTGGGTGACGACGGTGTTGATGACCGGTCTGGTCGCGGGCTCGGGGGTCGCGACGGCTGAACGCCCGGTGGCGCCGATGGGTACCAACGGCGCCGAAGCGCCGCAGCTGGGGTGGGGACCCTGTGCCGACGCACCCGGCTACGAGTGCGCCACCGCCGAGGTGCCGCTGTCGTATCGGGATCCGGGCGGTCAGACGATCCGGCTCGCGGTGGGCAAGCTGCCCGCTACGGACCAGGAGAACAAGATCGGCACGATCTTCTACAACCCCGGTGGTCCGGGCGGGCCCGGCAGGATCCCACCGGCGATCACCGAAGGTCTGCACGAGAAGTTCGACATCGTCGGCTTCGATCCTCGTGGCGTCGGCGCCAGCACGGGCCTGCGGTGTCTGACACCGGAGCAGGAGAGTGCGATCGGGACGTTCCCGGTGACCCCGCGACAGGAGCAAGAGATCGTCGCCGCCGCCGAAGCGGCCTCGGAGACCTGCGCGGACTCGGCGGGACCGTTGCTGCACCACATGTCGACGGCGAACGTCGCCAGGGACATGGACCTGCTACGGGAAGCGGTGGGCGAGGAACAGACCAACTACTACGGCGTCTCCTATGGCACGCATCTCGGTGCGGTCTACGCGAATCTGTTCCCGGACCGGGTGCGAGCGATGACCATCGACTCGGCTCTGGATCCGGTGGAGTGGACCACCGGCTACCCGGGCGAACAGTTCACGCCGATGAGCTACCGGCTCGGCAGCGCCGACGGCGCTCAGCGAGCGCTGGGCGCCTTTTTCGCGGAATGTCAGCGTGACGAACGGTGCGCGTTCCGGGCCCCGGGAGAGGACCTGCAGGCCAAGTACGACGAGGTCCTCGACCGGTTGCTGGAGCGGCCGGTGCAGATCGTGCCCCCGGGCGGAAGCGAGCCGATGGAGATCACGTACCAGGTCGCGGTGCAGTCGACCCTGGGTGCGTTGTACAACGCGGCGAACGCGCCGATGCTCGCCGACTTTCTGCAGACGCTGCACCAGCAGACACGTCCGGAGGCGGCCGGCGAGGGCCCGCCGCCGGTGGTGGCCGTTCCCGACCCGGCACCACGTCCGGGTTTCGCGCCGCAGACGCATCTCGGTGTGGAACAGTCGTTGAGCGTGCTCTGCGCCGAGACGAGTAACCCGGCGAATCCCTACGAGTGGGGGCGCTACGCTCGGAAGGCCGACGAGACCGCACGCGGGTTCGGTTCCTCGTGGACGTACCTGAGCCTGCCGTGCGCGACATGGCCGTCGAAGGACGTCGACCGGTACGCCGGTCCCTGGGACCGGCAGACGGCGAATCCCATCCTGACCATCGGCAACAGCCTGGGCGACCCCGCTACACCGTATGAGGACACGGTGGCGATCACCGAGATGCTCTCCGACGCCCGCCTGCTCACGCTCGACACCTTCGGACACGGTGCTCTGCGGCAGAGTGTCTGCGTCGACGACGCCATGAATCGGTACTTCGAGACCGGCGAGCTCCCGAAGGAGGGCGCGGTGTGCACTCCTGATCGGAGTCCCTTCGACCCGGCACCGCAGCCCTGA
- a CDS encoding MBL fold metallo-hydrolase, whose amino-acid sequence MTIWICGTCGVEHPESERPPSRNCLICTDERQWVPETGQWWTTLRELAAEPHELVHEEVDPGVHRLSRSPGFAIGQRTFLVQTPHGNLLWDPPNHLDEPLTTTVEQLGGASVIVASHPHMYGSQVSWSHHLGGVPVLVNARDREWVQRNDPVLHSTHGNCEILPGVTLVEVGGHFPGGMVAHVTHGEGTVLSGDMIMPVADAGWVTFMRSYPNQIPLSVGLVRQIVDRLEPFEFGRLHGLTGRSVHTDAKTSVRRSADRYVDWVSGANDHLG is encoded by the coding sequence ATGACGATCTGGATCTGCGGTACCTGTGGCGTCGAACATCCCGAGTCCGAACGCCCACCGAGTCGAAACTGCCTGATCTGTACGGACGAACGGCAGTGGGTGCCGGAAACCGGCCAGTGGTGGACCACGCTGCGGGAGCTGGCCGCCGAACCGCACGAGCTGGTGCACGAGGAAGTCGACCCCGGCGTCCACCGACTGTCCCGGAGTCCCGGCTTCGCCATCGGCCAGCGGACGTTTCTCGTGCAGACACCGCACGGGAATCTCCTGTGGGATCCGCCGAATCACCTGGACGAGCCGCTGACGACCACCGTCGAGCAGCTCGGTGGTGCTTCGGTGATCGTGGCCAGTCACCCGCACATGTACGGCTCGCAGGTGAGCTGGAGCCACCACCTCGGCGGAGTGCCGGTTCTCGTCAACGCACGCGACCGGGAGTGGGTGCAGCGGAACGACCCGGTCCTGCACAGTACCCACGGCAACTGCGAAATCCTGCCGGGCGTCACGCTGGTCGAGGTGGGTGGTCACTTCCCGGGCGGGATGGTCGCGCATGTCACGCACGGCGAGGGCACGGTACTCAGCGGGGACATGATCATGCCCGTCGCCGACGCGGGCTGGGTGACCTTCATGCGCAGCTACCCGAACCAGATCCCGCTGTCGGTCGGACTGGTCCGGCAGATCGTCGACCGCCTCGAACCGTTCGAGTTCGGCCGCTTGCACGGCCTGACGGGGCGCTCGGTTCACACCGACGCGAAAACTTCCGTGCGGCGTTCGGCGGATCGCTACGTCGACTGGGTCAGCGGAGCGAACGACCACCTCGGCTGA
- a CDS encoding Lrp/AsnC family transcriptional regulator, whose amino-acid sequence MITAIVMIQTAADRLTEAAQEVADLDGVAEVYSCAGDVDLIAILRVTDHEEIADIVPGRINKVAGVVDTDTHIAFRSYSRSDTEATFSIGLEE is encoded by the coding sequence GTGATCACCGCGATCGTGATGATTCAGACCGCCGCGGATCGGCTCACCGAGGCCGCCCAGGAGGTCGCCGATCTCGACGGCGTCGCGGAGGTGTACTCCTGCGCCGGGGACGTGGATCTCATCGCGATCCTGCGGGTCACCGACCACGAGGAGATCGCCGACATTGTGCCCGGCCGGATCAACAAGGTCGCAGGCGTCGTCGACACCGACACCCACATCGCGTTCCGCTCGTACTCCCGCAGCGACACCGAGGCCACGTTCTCCATCGGTCTCGAGGAATGA
- the trpD gene encoding anthranilate phosphoribosyltransferase has translation MAGSWSNLLAHVVAGGDLSAEDTAWAMDLVMTGEATPARVAAFVVGLRAKGETPEEIRGMADAMLAHARAVDHTARSLDVVGTGGDRSGSVNISTMAAIVAAACGATVVKHGNRAASSKCGTADVLEALGIAIDLPPAPLQRCVEEIGLGFCYAPVFHPAMKYAAAPRREIGIPTAFNLLGPLTNPARPSSGLIGCADRVMAPVLADVFATRGNSTLVVSGDDGMDEVTTTAATAVWVVHDGKVTTSRIDPTAFGLPLTTADDLRGGDAAVNAEVVHALLAGRTGPVRDAVLLNTAAALAAHDGPEPDLHGQLDNGMSRAARALDSGKAAALLQHWAERSTTLKAESD, from the coding sequence ATGGCCGGGAGCTGGTCGAACCTGCTGGCACACGTCGTCGCGGGCGGCGACCTGTCCGCCGAGGACACCGCGTGGGCAATGGATCTCGTCATGACCGGCGAGGCGACCCCGGCGCGGGTCGCCGCGTTCGTCGTGGGCCTGCGCGCGAAGGGCGAAACCCCGGAGGAGATCCGGGGCATGGCCGACGCGATGCTCGCTCACGCCCGCGCGGTCGACCACACCGCCCGCTCGCTCGACGTGGTCGGGACCGGAGGAGACCGCTCGGGCAGCGTCAACATCTCCACGATGGCCGCGATCGTGGCCGCGGCGTGCGGGGCGACCGTCGTCAAGCACGGCAACCGGGCAGCGTCCTCGAAATGCGGCACTGCCGACGTTTTGGAAGCGCTCGGGATCGCGATCGATCTTCCGCCCGCACCGCTGCAGCGGTGCGTCGAGGAGATCGGGCTCGGCTTCTGCTACGCACCCGTGTTCCACCCGGCCATGAAGTACGCGGCGGCGCCTCGCAGGGAGATCGGCATTCCGACCGCGTTCAACCTGCTCGGTCCGCTGACGAACCCGGCGCGCCCGTCCTCGGGGCTCATCGGCTGCGCCGACCGCGTCATGGCGCCGGTTCTCGCGGACGTGTTCGCGACCCGGGGCAACTCCACCCTGGTGGTCAGCGGCGACGACGGCATGGACGAGGTGACCACGACCGCGGCCACCGCGGTGTGGGTGGTGCACGACGGCAAGGTGACCACCAGCAGGATCGACCCGACGGCCTTCGGGCTACCGCTGACCACCGCGGACGACCTGCGCGGTGGCGACGCGGCCGTGAACGCGGAGGTCGTGCACGCGCTGCTCGCGGGCCGCACCGGACCGGTGCGCGACGCCGTCCTGCTCAATACCGCCGCCGCGCTCGCCGCGCACGACGGGCCCGAACCGGACCTGCACGGCCAACTGGACAACGGCATGTCCCGCGCGGCACGCGCCCTCGACTCGGGGAAGGCGGCGGCGCTGCTGCAACACTGGGCCGAACGTTCCACCACGCTCAAGGCCGAGTCGGACTAA
- the ctaE gene encoding aa3-type cytochrome oxidase subunit III — translation MRRVTTAAPSISQRVHSLNRPNMVSVGTIVWLASELMFFAGLFAMFFTVKAQNVGPWPPPPAELNLAYALPFTVILVASSFTCQWGVFAAERGDVYGLRRWYVVTLVMGTIFVLGQAGEYYTLVTAHATTIASSAYGTVFYMTTGFHGLHVIGGLVAFVYLIMRTRLSKFTPAQAIAAIVVSYYWHFVDIVWVGLFAVIYLVP, via the coding sequence ATGCGTCGCGTGACAACGGCAGCGCCTTCGATCAGTCAACGCGTGCACTCGCTGAACCGGCCCAACATGGTCAGCGTCGGCACCATCGTGTGGTTGGCCAGCGAGCTGATGTTCTTCGCCGGGCTCTTCGCCATGTTCTTCACGGTGAAGGCACAGAACGTCGGTCCGTGGCCGCCTCCGCCCGCGGAGTTGAACCTCGCGTACGCCCTCCCCTTCACGGTCATCCTGGTGGCCTCGTCGTTCACCTGTCAGTGGGGTGTGTTCGCGGCGGAGCGGGGGGACGTGTACGGCCTCCGCAGGTGGTACGTGGTGACGCTGGTGATGGGGACGATCTTCGTCCTCGGGCAGGCCGGTGAGTACTACACGCTCGTGACCGCTCACGCGACCACCATCGCGTCCTCGGCCTACGGAACCGTCTTCTACATGACGACCGGGTTCCACGGACTGCACGTGATCGGCGGTCTCGTCGCGTTCGTGTACCTCATCATGCGCACGAGACTGAGCAAGTTCACGCCGGCACAGGCCATCGCCGCGATCGTCGTGTCCTACTACTGGCACTTCGTGGACATCGTGTGGGTCGGGTTGTTCGCCGTGATCTACCTCGTCCCGTGA